One Apodemus sylvaticus chromosome 16, mApoSyl1.1, whole genome shotgun sequence genomic region harbors:
- the LOC127666699 gene encoding sentrin-specific protease 2-like, whose translation MKPEDAGNARKRKFQHERGAESEPEASGQVPRKKFQEGTEIVFREPGNAQKTTPQEQQHQDHQEDEPGRGHVLKLHEESPRQQKVLQNMKEPPEQAEMERKPTDGGTGRKRPHSSYSILEENDHPIPQKKHRRLPPDLQCVDHVRSDPHRPDLPGTSAQSNLDSGSRDTLLPDKTPVLAANKKPLGDKEKGREVDRIINLTQEMEEEIKKALGPGPLEDILSSRFKLQVTREDLQTLESGRWLNDDIINFYLNLLVERNEEQGYPALHVFSTFFYPKLKHSGYSSVKRWTRGVDIFEKEVIIVPIHQQVHWSLVVIDLRKQNIAYLDSMGHSGNSICETIFQYLQNESKTRRNIELDPLEWKRYSMTSEEIPQQLNGSDCGVFTCKYADYIARDQPVTFTQQDMPFFRKKMVWEILHSHLL comes from the coding sequence ATGAAGCCCGAAGATGCAGGAAACGCGCGAAAGCGCAAATTCCAGCATGAAAGGGGGGCAGAATCTGAGCCTGAAGCTTCGGGACAAGTCCCAAGAAAGAAATTCCAGGAGGGAACAGAGATAGTATTTAGAGAGCCTGGCAATGCTCAGAAGACCACCCCTCAGGAGCAACAACATCAGGACCATCAGGAAGACGAGCCAGGCAGGGGTCATGTCCTTAAACTCCATGAGGAGAGTCCAAGACAACAGAAAGTCCTGCAGAATATGAAAGAACCTCCAGAGCAGGCTGAAATGGAGAGGAAGCCTACTGATGGGGGCACGGGTCGCAAGCGTCCCCATTCCTCCTATTCCATCCTGGAGGAAAACGATCACCCCATCCCACAGAAAAAGCACAGAAGGTTACCTCCAGACCTTCAGTGTGTAGACCATGTAAGATCCGATCCACACAGGCCAGACTTACCGGGAACATCAGCGCAAAGCAACCTGGATAGTGGTAGCAGAGATACTTTACTCCCCGACAAGACACCAGTACTTGCTGCAAATAAAAAGCCTCTCGGGGACAAGGAAAAAGGCAGAGAAGTGGATCGGATCATTAATCTTAcacaggaaatggaggaagaaataaagaaggcatTGGgtccaggacctctggaggacATCCTAAGCAGTAGGTTCAAGCTACAAGTCACCCGAGAAGATCTACAGACCCTGGAGAGTGGCCGGTGGCTGAATGATGACATTATTAACTTTTATCTCAACCTTCTCGTGGAGAGAAACGAAGAGCAGGGCTACCCAGCGCTTCACGTATTCAGTACGTTCTTCTATCCCAAACTGAAGCACAGTGGCTACTCTTCTGTAAAAAGGTGGACGCGAGGAGTTGATATCTTTGAGAAAGAAGTAATCATAGTGCCTATCCACCAGCAGGTGCACTGGAGCTTGGTGGTCATTGatttaaggaaacaaaatattGCGTACCTCGACTCCATGGGTCACTCAGGAAATTCAATCTGTGAGACCATCTTTCAGTATCTACAGAACGAAAGTAAGACAAGAAGGAACATCGAGTTGGACCCTTTGGAGTGGAAAAGATACAGTATGACATCAGAGGAGATTCCTCAGCAACTGAATGGGAGTGACTGTGGGGTGTTTACCTGTAAATATGCAGATTACATCGCTAGAGACCAACCTGTCACCTTTACTCAGCAGGACATGCCCTTCTTCAGGAAGAAGATGGTATGGGAAATCCTGCACAGTCACTTACTGTAA